A region from the Streptomyces lydicus genome encodes:
- a CDS encoding alkaline phosphatase PhoX yields the protein MPLTRRDFAKRSALAGAGVTLAGSVGVLATAPGALAEEAPDAGPDGAADGHGHGVGYGPLVPDPDGILALPAGFSYKIITRTGVTKLDSGESTPSNHDGTGTFAGHRGTTLLVNNHELKGPRADWPHPVPLAEGLVYDPAAAGGCTVVEVAKDGSPVGEWVGIAGTSTNCAGGTTPWGTWLTCEENEDKAGQHGMTKDHGYAFEVDPHDLRAGRNPKPVKALGRYAHEAVVVDPKRGHLFLTEDADTPNGLFYRWTPPHGFRHGRGQLRTLADDAGVLEAFKCFDSGGRFVDDLSRATKAGTVYGVDWVEVPDRDARKVSVRKQFKDGEVTRARKLEGLWWADGGAYVVSSYARDESPVQHDGQVWFYDPRRRTLTLKVLLGVNKEPSKDGALDGPDNITVSPYGGLIIAEDGEGVQHLFGATEDGRTYPIARNDLNIGTADEPEFSEFTGPVFSPDGRTLFANIQEPGIMLAITGPWKRQRRQG from the coding sequence ATGCCGCTCACCCGTAGAGACTTCGCCAAGCGCTCCGCCCTCGCCGGCGCGGGGGTCACGCTGGCCGGGAGCGTCGGGGTGCTGGCCACCGCGCCCGGGGCCCTCGCCGAGGAGGCACCGGACGCGGGTCCGGACGGTGCGGCGGACGGCCACGGTCACGGCGTCGGCTACGGCCCGCTGGTCCCGGACCCGGACGGCATCCTCGCGCTGCCCGCCGGGTTCTCGTACAAGATCATCACGCGGACCGGCGTCACCAAGCTGGACAGCGGCGAGTCCACCCCCTCCAACCACGACGGCACCGGCACCTTCGCGGGCCACCGCGGCACCACCCTCCTCGTCAACAACCACGAGCTCAAGGGCCCGCGCGCCGACTGGCCGCACCCGGTGCCGCTGGCCGAGGGGCTGGTATACGACCCGGCGGCGGCCGGCGGCTGCACCGTCGTCGAGGTCGCCAAGGACGGCAGCCCGGTCGGTGAGTGGGTCGGCATCGCCGGCACCTCCACCAACTGCGCGGGCGGCACCACTCCTTGGGGCACCTGGCTCACCTGCGAGGAGAACGAGGACAAGGCCGGCCAGCACGGCATGACCAAGGACCACGGCTACGCCTTCGAGGTCGACCCGCACGACCTCCGTGCCGGCCGCAACCCCAAGCCGGTCAAGGCGTTGGGGCGCTACGCCCACGAGGCCGTGGTCGTCGACCCCAAGCGCGGTCACCTCTTCCTGACCGAGGACGCCGACACCCCCAACGGCCTGTTCTACCGCTGGACCCCGCCGCACGGATTCCGGCACGGCCGCGGACAGCTGCGCACGCTGGCCGATGACGCCGGTGTGCTGGAGGCCTTCAAGTGCTTCGACTCCGGCGGCCGGTTCGTCGACGACCTCTCGCGCGCCACCAAGGCCGGCACCGTCTACGGCGTCGACTGGGTCGAGGTCCCCGACCGTGACGCCCGCAAGGTCTCGGTGCGCAAGCAGTTCAAGGACGGTGAGGTCACCCGCGCCCGCAAGCTGGAGGGCCTGTGGTGGGCGGACGGCGGCGCGTATGTGGTGTCCTCGTACGCCCGCGACGAGAGCCCCGTCCAGCACGACGGCCAGGTCTGGTTCTACGACCCGCGGCGGCGGACCCTGACGCTGAAGGTGCTGCTGGGCGTCAACAAGGAACCGTCGAAGGACGGCGCCCTGGACGGCCCCGACAACATCACCGTCTCGCCCTACGGCGGGCTGATCATCGCCGAGGACGGCGAGGGCGTCCAGCACCTCTTCGGGGCCACCGAGGACGGCCGGACCTACCCGATCGCCCGCAACGACCTCAACATCGGCACCGCGGACGAGCCGGAGTTCAGCGAGTTCACCGGGCCGGTGTTCTCCCCGGACGGGCGCACGCTGTTCGCCAACATCCAGGAGCCCGGCATCATGCTGGCCATCACCGGGCCCTGGAAGCGGCAGCGCCGTCAGGGGTAG
- a CDS encoding class I SAM-dependent methyltransferase codes for MTQQPPAGPADPPDGPALPDLPDQVALTYGALDLSTVPAFAGGFINFGYWTGLPGPAGRPLTEADRVRSEQDLYRLVLGTFDRPQGRTALEVGCGRGLGSALALREFGLGTVLGMDAHPDQIARAREENAALLAPSSDASGRLTFLLGAAERIPLPGGGVDCLFSVEAAQHFRDPAGFAREAARVLRPGGRLALTTFFARTREAARVLPTVLPPYADGLDVPHVVDEVAATLTAAGLRDVRVRSIGDGVWKSYDRYMAQQPELRDEWPRRYLTAYETGLLDYYLLTAGAD; via the coding sequence ATGACGCAGCAGCCGCCGGCCGGACCCGCGGATCCCCCGGACGGTCCAGCCCTCCCGGACCTTCCCGACCAGGTCGCGCTGACCTACGGCGCACTCGACCTCAGCACCGTCCCCGCCTTCGCCGGCGGCTTCATCAACTTCGGCTACTGGACGGGCCTGCCCGGCCCCGCCGGGCGGCCGCTGACCGAGGCCGACCGGGTACGCAGCGAGCAGGACCTCTACCGCCTGGTGCTCGGCACCTTCGACCGGCCGCAGGGCCGCACCGCCCTGGAGGTCGGCTGCGGACGCGGGCTGGGCTCCGCGCTGGCGCTGCGGGAGTTCGGCCTGGGCACGGTCCTCGGCATGGACGCGCACCCCGACCAGATCGCCCGTGCCCGGGAGGAGAATGCCGCGCTGCTCGCCCCGTCGTCGGACGCCTCCGGGCGGCTGACGTTCCTCCTGGGCGCGGCCGAGCGCATCCCGCTCCCCGGCGGCGGTGTCGACTGCCTGTTCTCCGTCGAGGCGGCGCAGCACTTCCGCGATCCGGCCGGTTTCGCCCGGGAGGCGGCGCGGGTGCTGCGCCCGGGCGGCCGGCTGGCGCTGACGACGTTCTTCGCCCGTACCCGGGAGGCGGCGCGAGTGCTGCCCACCGTGCTGCCCCCGTACGCCGACGGCCTGGACGTCCCGCACGTGGTCGACGAGGTCGCCGCGACGCTGACCGCCGCGGGTCTGCGCGACGTCCGGGTCCGCTCCATCGGCGACGGCGTCTGGAAGTCCTACGACCGTTATATGGCCCAGCAGCCCGAGCTCCGCGACGAGTGGCCGCGCCGTTACCTGACGGCGTACGAGACCGGGCTGCTGGATTACTACCTGCTCACGGCCGGGGCGGACTGA
- a CDS encoding TerD family protein — protein sequence MTPGSNLPLHAVRVAVDVTAPVRLDVSGLLLAANGKVRSDDDFVFYNQPSGPGVTHSAAAGGGDTITVDTAAVPEGIEKIVVTASPDAPGATFAGTEPTGTVRNADDGSVIASFTPPQLGPETALVVVEIYRRGGVWKVRAVGQGYANGLAGIATDFGVSVEEPAAPAAAPQAPSAPQAPSAPQAPSAPQAPAAPPAPAGQWGPPAGAPAPVAPPPGAAAPAPAAPAAASGKVNLDKGRVSLQKNQTVSLVKGGRPLLTSVTMGLGWEPAFRGKSIDLDASVIAYGPDRKKIDNCFFGKLMILGGAIQHSGDNLTGEGAGDDESITVHLGGVPPEVTGLVFVVNSFSGQKFSDVAKAYCRLVDAQSGEELVRFDLTHAEPRTGVMMAKLIRQFSGEWEMTALGEFVDARTVRGMAKPAAQAL from the coding sequence ATGACTCCTGGCTCGAACCTCCCGCTGCACGCCGTGCGGGTGGCGGTGGACGTCACCGCCCCCGTGCGGCTGGACGTATCGGGCCTGCTGCTCGCCGCCAACGGCAAGGTGCGCTCCGACGACGACTTCGTGTTCTACAACCAGCCCAGCGGACCGGGCGTGACGCACTCCGCCGCGGCCGGCGGCGGCGACACCATCACCGTGGACACCGCCGCGGTCCCCGAGGGCATCGAGAAGATCGTGGTCACGGCGAGTCCGGACGCCCCCGGCGCGACCTTCGCCGGCACCGAGCCGACCGGCACGGTCCGCAACGCCGACGACGGCAGCGTCATCGCCTCCTTCACCCCGCCGCAGCTGGGCCCCGAGACCGCGCTGGTGGTCGTCGAGATCTACCGCCGGGGCGGTGTCTGGAAGGTCCGCGCGGTCGGCCAGGGCTATGCCAACGGCCTGGCGGGGATCGCCACCGACTTCGGTGTCAGCGTGGAGGAGCCGGCCGCGCCCGCCGCCGCGCCGCAGGCACCTTCCGCACCCCAGGCACCTTCCGCACCTCAGGCACCGTCCGCACCTCAGGCACCCGCCGCTCCCCCGGCCCCCGCAGGCCAGTGGGGACCGCCCGCGGGCGCCCCGGCCCCGGTCGCCCCGCCGCCCGGTGCCGCGGCCCCGGCCCCCGCCGCTCCGGCAGCCGCCTCCGGCAAGGTCAATCTCGACAAGGGCCGGGTCAGTCTGCAGAAGAACCAGACCGTCTCGCTGGTCAAGGGCGGCCGGCCGCTGCTCACCTCGGTCACGATGGGGCTCGGCTGGGAGCCGGCCTTCCGCGGCAAGAGCATCGACCTGGACGCCTCGGTCATCGCCTACGGCCCGGACCGCAAAAAGATCGACAACTGCTTCTTCGGCAAGCTGATGATCCTGGGCGGTGCGATCCAGCACTCCGGCGACAACCTCACGGGCGAGGGCGCAGGCGACGACGAGTCGATCACCGTCCATCTGGGCGGAGTTCCCCCGGAGGTGACGGGCCTGGTCTTCGTCGTGAACTCCTTCTCCGGCCAGAAGTTCTCCGACGTCGCCAAGGCGTACTGCCGTCTGGTGGACGCCCAGAGCGGCGAGGAGCTGGTCCGCTTCGACCTCACCCACGCCGAGCCGCGCACGGGCGTGATGATGGCCAAGCTCATCCGCCAGTTCTCCGGCGAGTGGGAGATGACCGCGCTGGGCGAGTTCGTCGACGCCCGCACGGTGCGCGGCATGGCCAAACCCGCCGCACAGGCCCTGTGA
- a CDS encoding GlsB/YeaQ/YmgE family stress response membrane protein, with amino-acid sequence MGIVSWLVLGLIAGIIAKVLLPGRDPGGIVGTTLIGIVGSFLGGWLSTKFLHRPIPKDFGEPSMWISSVAGALVLLIAYRLLFGNSRERR; translated from the coding sequence ATGGGCATCGTCAGCTGGCTCGTACTCGGGCTGATCGCGGGCATCATCGCGAAGGTCCTGCTGCCGGGGCGGGACCCGGGCGGCATCGTCGGCACCACCCTGATCGGCATCGTGGGGTCCTTCCTCGGCGGCTGGCTCTCCACCAAATTCCTGCACCGCCCGATCCCCAAGGACTTCGGCGAACCGTCCATGTGGATCTCCTCGGTCGCCGGGGCCCTGGTCCTGCTGATCGCCTACCGGCTGCTCTTCGGCAACTCCCGCGAACGCCGGTGA
- a CDS encoding NAD-dependent epimerase/dehydratase family protein encodes MTAPHPAPRTVLLTGAAGRLGTLMRELLPPYGYRLRLFDQRPVDTTAGEPDAITAELADTEALREAVRGVDAVIHLAGISLEAGFEQILRANIEGTYRLYEAAREAGVRRIVFASSNHAVGFTPRPADGSGAIPVGTPRRPDTYYGLSKGFGEDLASLYWDLHGIETVSVRIGACFPEPNSVRTLSIWLSPADCARLLHAALTAPDVGHTVVYGSSANTRLWWDLSTARALGYTPQDDSEPYAERLIAAQGALDPENPGHAFLGGTFCTDPPRWPH; translated from the coding sequence ATGACCGCGCCCCACCCCGCACCCCGCACCGTCCTGCTCACCGGCGCCGCCGGCAGGCTCGGCACCCTGATGCGTGAGCTGCTGCCGCCGTACGGGTACCGGCTGCGCCTCTTCGACCAGCGGCCCGTCGACACCACCGCCGGCGAACCGGACGCGATCACGGCCGAGCTGGCCGACACCGAGGCGCTGCGCGAGGCGGTGCGCGGGGTCGACGCGGTGATCCATCTCGCCGGCATCTCCCTGGAGGCCGGCTTCGAGCAGATCCTGCGCGCCAACATCGAGGGCACCTACCGCCTGTACGAGGCGGCGCGCGAGGCGGGCGTCCGCCGGATCGTCTTCGCCTCCTCGAACCACGCCGTCGGCTTCACCCCGCGCCCCGCGGACGGCTCCGGCGCCATCCCCGTCGGCACACCCCGCCGTCCCGACACCTACTACGGGCTGTCCAAGGGGTTCGGTGAGGATCTGGCCTCGCTCTACTGGGATCTGCACGGCATCGAGACCGTTTCGGTGCGCATCGGCGCCTGTTTCCCGGAGCCGAACTCGGTGCGGACGCTGTCCATCTGGCTGAGCCCGGCCGACTGCGCACGGCTGCTGCACGCCGCGCTCACCGCGCCGGACGTGGGCCACACCGTGGTCTACGGCTCCTCCGCCAACACCCGCCTGTGGTGGGACCTGTCGACCGCCCGCGCCCTGGGGTACACGCCGCAGGACGACTCCGAGCCGTACGCGGAACGGCTGATCGCCGCGCAGGGCGCACTGGACCCGGAGAACCCCGGACACGCCTTCCTCGGCGGCACCTTCTGCACCGACCCTCCCCGGTGGCCGCACTGA
- a CDS encoding response regulator transcription factor, with the protein MTTRQDDDQRSGDGGDRGDGGDGCVARPLRIVLADDERMVRTALRAILGAEADMEVVGEASTGAEAVPLIRALRPDIVLMDVRMPEIDGIRATEQVLAGMDRPPRIIVVTTFENDAYVYDALRAGASGFLLKRSGAEDLVQAVRLVARSDSLLFPAAVRQLAARHAGERAADDAVRALRARLSERERAVLRLMTAGMTNAEIADRLGVGPATVKTHVAGVLAKLGVRDRTQAVIAAYECGFVRPG; encoded by the coding sequence ATGACCACGCGTCAGGACGACGACCAGCGGTCCGGCGACGGGGGTGACCGGGGTGACGGCGGTGACGGGTGCGTTGCCCGCCCACTCCGTATCGTCCTCGCCGACGACGAGCGGATGGTGCGCACGGCGCTGCGCGCGATCCTGGGCGCCGAGGCGGACATGGAGGTCGTCGGCGAGGCGTCGACCGGCGCCGAGGCGGTGCCGCTGATCCGGGCACTGCGCCCGGACATCGTGCTGATGGATGTCCGGATGCCGGAGATCGACGGAATCCGGGCGACCGAGCAGGTGCTCGCCGGGATGGACCGGCCGCCACGCATCATCGTGGTGACCACGTTCGAGAACGACGCCTACGTCTATGACGCGCTGCGGGCCGGTGCCAGCGGGTTCCTGCTCAAGCGGTCCGGTGCGGAGGACCTGGTGCAGGCCGTGCGGCTGGTGGCGCGCAGCGACTCGCTGCTGTTCCCGGCCGCGGTGCGGCAGCTGGCCGCCCGGCACGCCGGGGAGCGGGCCGCGGACGACGCGGTGCGGGCACTGCGGGCCCGGCTGTCGGAGCGGGAGCGGGCGGTGCTGCGGCTGATGACGGCCGGGATGACCAATGCCGAGATCGCGGACCGGCTGGGGGTGGGCCCGGCCACGGTCAAGACGCATGTGGCGGGGGTGCTGGCCAAGCTCGGGGTGCGGGACCGGACCCAGGCGGTGATCGCCGCGTACGAGTGCGGGTTCGTCCGGCCGGGGTGA
- a CDS encoding sensor histidine kinase produces MPFFLLASVAVPLAVEGADPLRQVGWQLAAFGCALPLAALAALLFPLLRPLEVTAVRSLCGVPAERLAEGPALSWAARRRTALWFVAHLLAGGIVSGMTLAAPPAAVLLLLLPFSEPLRHTALGWPDAFSGVLGPLAGLALLALVAGTSWAAGALLGRIAPALLGPTPADRLAAAERRAGDLASRNRLARELHDAVGHALSAVTLQASAARRVLDADPEFARRALAAIEETTRGAVAELDTVLGLLREEDGADPAAPAPSLDGLDALLARTRAAGLAVEATVEGRSAGPASVVSREAYRIVQEGLSNALRHAGPVSVRLQLRCEERELTILMENPVTGPTDSSPPAADPAGGGRPFGDRPFGDRPFGDRPFGGRGLRGIAERARLLGGEATAGAQDGVWRLTARLPSAGATDYGATGDGVTADGTGRGVGAG; encoded by the coding sequence ATGCCCTTCTTCCTGCTGGCCTCGGTGGCCGTGCCGCTGGCCGTGGAGGGTGCCGACCCGCTGCGCCAAGTGGGCTGGCAGTTGGCCGCGTTCGGCTGTGCGCTGCCACTGGCCGCCCTGGCGGCGCTGCTCTTCCCGCTGCTGCGGCCGCTGGAGGTGACCGCCGTACGGTCGCTGTGCGGGGTGCCCGCGGAGCGGCTGGCCGAGGGGCCGGCTCTCTCGTGGGCGGCCCGGCGGCGGACCGCGCTGTGGTTCGTGGCGCATCTGCTGGCCGGGGGGATCGTCAGCGGGATGACGCTGGCCGCGCCGCCGGCCGCGGTGCTGTTGCTGTTGCTGCCGTTCTCCGAGCCCCTGCGGCACACCGCGCTGGGCTGGCCGGACGCCTTCTCGGGCGTGCTGGGTCCGCTCGCCGGGCTGGCGCTGCTGGCTCTGGTGGCCGGCACGTCCTGGGCGGCGGGGGCGCTGCTGGGCCGCATCGCCCCGGCGCTGCTGGGCCCCACGCCCGCCGACCGACTGGCCGCCGCCGAGCGCCGGGCGGGGGATCTGGCGTCCCGCAACCGGCTGGCCCGCGAGCTGCACGACGCCGTCGGACATGCGCTGAGCGCGGTCACCCTCCAGGCGAGCGCGGCCCGCCGGGTGCTGGACGCGGACCCGGAGTTCGCCCGCCGGGCACTGGCCGCCATCGAGGAGACCACCCGCGGGGCGGTCGCCGAACTGGACACCGTACTCGGCCTGTTGCGCGAGGAGGACGGTGCCGATCCGGCGGCGCCCGCGCCGAGCCTGGACGGCCTGGACGCGCTGCTCGCCCGGACCCGGGCGGCGGGCCTGGCGGTCGAGGCGACGGTCGAGGGACGGAGCGCGGGGCCGGCATCGGTGGTCTCGCGGGAGGCCTACCGGATCGTGCAGGAAGGCCTCAGCAATGCGTTGCGGCATGCCGGTCCGGTGTCAGTACGGCTTCAACTGCGGTGTGAAGAGCGGGAGTTGACGATCCTGATGGAGAATCCGGTGACCGGGCCGACGGACAGTTCCCCCCCGGCGGCGGACCCTGCGGGCGGGGGCCGTCCGTTCGGGGACCGTCCGTTCGGGGACCGTCCGTTCGGGGACCGTCCGTTCGGGGGCCGCGGGCTGCGGGGCATCGCCGAGCGGGCACGGCTGCTGGGCGGCGAGGCGACGGCCGGGGCCCAGGACGGCGTATGGCGGCTGACGGCCCGGCTGCCGTCGGCGGGGGCGACGGACTACGGGGCTACGGGCGACGGGGTGACAGCCGACGGAACGGGGCGAGGAGTGGGGGCAGGGTGA
- a CDS encoding IclR family transcriptional regulator yields the protein MSAAETGGSQVKSAVRTVELLEYFAHRPGMHSLSSVQEAVGYPKSSLYMLLRTLVDLGWVETEATGTRYGIGVRALLVGTSYIDGDEVVAAARPTLDRLCDDTTETIHLARLDGTDVVHLATRQSPHSLRPFTRVGRRLPAHSTALGKALLATYSDDQVREMLPPTLARLTEHTLTDREQLIEELHAVRERGCAVDREENTLGLRCFGVAIPYRTPARDAVSCSVPAARLTPAHEQMIEDALFDARDRLTLATRRL from the coding sequence ATGTCAGCTGCCGAGACCGGTGGATCTCAGGTCAAATCCGCGGTGCGGACGGTGGAGTTGCTCGAGTACTTCGCACATCGTCCCGGTATGCACAGTCTGTCCTCTGTCCAGGAAGCCGTCGGCTACCCGAAATCCAGCCTCTACATGCTGCTGCGCACCCTGGTCGACCTGGGCTGGGTCGAGACCGAGGCCACCGGCACCCGCTACGGTATCGGTGTCCGCGCACTGCTGGTCGGCACGTCGTACATCGACGGCGACGAGGTGGTGGCCGCGGCCCGGCCGACGCTGGACCGGCTCTGCGACGACACCACCGAGACCATCCACCTCGCCCGCCTGGACGGCACCGACGTCGTCCACCTCGCCACCCGTCAGTCGCCGCACTCCCTGCGCCCGTTCACCCGCGTCGGCCGGCGGCTGCCCGCGCACTCCACCGCGCTGGGCAAGGCGCTGCTCGCCACGTACAGCGACGACCAGGTACGGGAGATGCTGCCGCCGACGCTCGCGCGGCTGACCGAGCACACCCTCACCGACCGCGAGCAGCTGATCGAGGAGCTGCACGCGGTGCGCGAGCGGGGCTGTGCGGTCGACCGCGAGGAGAACACCCTGGGCCTGCGCTGCTTCGGCGTCGCGATCCCGTACCGCACCCCGGCCCGGGACGCGGTCAGCTGCTCGGTGCCGGCGGCCCGGCTGACCCCAGCCCATGAACAGATGATCGAGGACGCCCTGTTCGACGCCCGCGACCGGCTGACGCTGGCCACCCGGCGGCTGTGA
- a CDS encoding aldehyde dehydrogenase (NADP(+)) — translation MTAAAPVWSVDPRTGKQREQVAVEATADEVDTVVRAAHAVRDALADRAVRATLLRRAADLLDDAGEAVIEAADAETALGPGRLTGELDRTTYQLRAFADLVQEGAFLDVRIDHADPGLTPPRPDLRRYKVPLGPVAVYSASNFPLAFSVPGGDTASALAAGCPVVVKAHPDHPATSELCAALLRRAAAEAGLPEGVLSLVHGFQAGIDLVRHPLVTAAGFTGSVRGGRALYDAAAARPHPIPFHGELGSLNPVVITEAAAAERAEQIGAGLAGAMTLGVGQFCVKPGLVLAPDGESGERLLTALTDAVSDTEAGVLLDHRMRQAFLDGVRTRAELPGVEVPVTPGAGSEHTVSAGFLSVPAARLAAEGPHDLLLEECFGPVTVVARYTDEAEIGAVLARLPGNLSATLHLGDAESAGHDDGGRGARLLAEVTPLAGRVVVNGWPTGVAVAPAQHHGGPYPATTSTSTSVGGTAVERWLRPVAYQNTPPALLPPELREDNPLGLPRRVDDRAEGA, via the coding sequence GTGACAGCAGCAGCACCAGTCTGGAGCGTCGATCCCCGAACCGGGAAGCAGCGCGAACAGGTCGCGGTGGAGGCCACGGCCGACGAGGTGGACACCGTGGTCCGCGCCGCCCACGCGGTCCGGGACGCGCTCGCCGACCGCGCCGTACGCGCCACGCTGCTGCGCCGCGCCGCCGATCTGCTCGACGACGCGGGCGAGGCGGTCATCGAGGCCGCCGACGCCGAGACCGCGCTCGGCCCCGGCCGGCTCACCGGCGAACTCGACCGCACCACCTACCAGTTGCGGGCCTTCGCGGACCTCGTACAGGAGGGCGCGTTCCTCGACGTACGGATCGACCACGCCGACCCCGGCCTCACCCCGCCCCGGCCCGACCTGCGCCGTTACAAGGTTCCGCTGGGCCCCGTCGCGGTCTACTCCGCCAGCAACTTCCCGCTCGCCTTCTCGGTGCCGGGCGGCGACACCGCCAGCGCCCTCGCGGCCGGCTGCCCCGTCGTCGTCAAGGCACACCCGGACCACCCGGCCACCTCCGAGCTGTGTGCCGCGCTGCTGCGCCGCGCCGCCGCCGAGGCCGGTCTGCCGGAGGGCGTGCTGAGCCTGGTCCACGGCTTCCAGGCCGGTATCGACCTGGTGCGCCATCCGCTGGTCACCGCGGCCGGGTTCACCGGCTCGGTGCGCGGCGGCCGCGCCCTGTACGACGCGGCCGCGGCCCGCCCGCACCCCATCCCCTTCCACGGCGAGCTGGGCAGCCTCAACCCCGTCGTGATCACCGAGGCCGCGGCCGCGGAGCGCGCCGAGCAGATCGGCGCCGGCCTGGCCGGTGCGATGACGCTCGGCGTGGGCCAGTTCTGCGTCAAGCCGGGCCTGGTCCTGGCGCCCGACGGTGAGAGCGGCGAGCGGCTGCTGACGGCGCTGACCGACGCGGTCAGCGACACCGAGGCCGGGGTGCTGCTCGACCACCGGATGCGGCAGGCGTTCCTCGACGGTGTCCGCACCCGCGCCGAGCTCCCCGGCGTCGAGGTGCCGGTGACCCCGGGTGCGGGCAGCGAGCACACCGTCAGCGCCGGCTTCCTCTCCGTGCCGGCCGCCCGCCTCGCCGCCGAAGGGCCGCACGACCTCCTCCTGGAGGAGTGCTTCGGCCCGGTCACCGTCGTCGCCCGCTACACCGACGAGGCCGAGATCGGCGCCGTACTCGCCCGGTTGCCCGGCAACCTCTCCGCGACCCTGCACCTCGGCGACGCGGAGAGCGCCGGCCACGACGACGGGGGCCGCGGCGCCCGGCTGCTGGCCGAGGTCACCCCGCTCGCCGGCCGGGTGGTCGTCAACGGCTGGCCGACCGGGGTCGCCGTCGCCCCTGCCCAGCACCACGGCGGCCCCTACCCGGCGACGACCTCCACCTCGACCTCCGTCGGCGGCACCGCCGTCGAACGCTGGCTGCGCCCGGTCGCCTACCAGAACACCCCGCCCGCGCTGCTGCCGCCCGAGCTGCGCGAGGACAACCCGCTCGGTCTGCCGCGCCGCGTCGACGACCGCGCCGAGGGCGCGTAG
- a CDS encoding class I SAM-dependent methyltransferase — MTSPQGFLGFWETTGSAKTFTHPLDPVLLDAYVPRSARVLDYGCGYGRLTAELAGLGYGAVRGVDVSAALIARGRREHPELALMRCPGFPLPFEDGSFDAALLFAVLTCVPADADQTAIAGELGRLVRPGGVVYLSDVPLQGDALNRERYARFAERYGTYGVFETPDGGVFRHHPPQRLRGLLREAGFSVRKERTGVVGTLDGRTAERLQIVALREPDAAGPEPSPGPASG; from the coding sequence ATGACCTCGCCACAGGGATTTCTCGGGTTCTGGGAGACAACCGGGTCCGCCAAGACCTTTACCCATCCGCTCGATCCGGTGCTGCTGGACGCCTATGTGCCGCGGAGCGCGCGGGTGCTGGACTACGGGTGCGGGTACGGGCGGCTGACCGCCGAGCTGGCCGGGCTCGGGTACGGGGCGGTGCGTGGGGTGGATGTCTCGGCGGCGCTGATCGCGCGGGGGCGGCGGGAGCATCCGGAGCTGGCGCTCATGCGGTGTCCCGGGTTCCCGCTGCCGTTCGAGGACGGCAGCTTCGATGCGGCGCTGCTGTTCGCCGTGCTCACCTGCGTGCCCGCGGACGCGGACCAGACGGCGATCGCCGGGGAGCTGGGACGGCTGGTGCGGCCCGGTGGGGTGGTGTACCTGAGCGATGTGCCGCTGCAGGGCGATGCGCTCAACCGGGAGCGCTATGCCCGGTTCGCGGAGCGCTACGGGACGTACGGGGTCTTCGAGACGCCCGATGGCGGGGTGTTCCGGCACCATCCGCCACAGCGGCTGCGCGGGCTGCTGCGGGAGGCCGGTTTCTCGGTGCGGAAGGAGCGGACCGGTGTGGTGGGCACGCTGGACGGGCGGACGGCGGAGCGGCTGCAGATCGTTGCCCTGAGGGAGCCGGACGCGGCGGGGCCGGAGCCGTCGCCGGGGCCGGCGTCAGGGTGA
- a CDS encoding DsbA family oxidoreductase, with amino-acid sequence MRVEIWSDIACPWCYIGKARFEAGLAAFAHRDGVEVVHRSFELDPKAPAATDVPVLDMLATKYGVSREQAEAMEARVAGAAAGEGLDYRSDRIHGNTFDLHRLLHAAAAHGVQNAVLNAFYRANFAEARRLGDPAVLRETAVGAGLPAEEADRVLADPGAYAQEVRADERAAAELGATGVPFFVIDRRYGISGGQPAEVFRQALERAHADGAELIPAGGEAGVCGDDGCAVPGE; translated from the coding sequence ATGCGCGTCGAAATCTGGTCCGACATCGCCTGTCCCTGGTGCTACATCGGCAAGGCCCGCTTCGAGGCCGGGCTCGCCGCCTTTGCGCATCGTGACGGTGTCGAGGTGGTGCACCGTTCCTTCGAGCTGGACCCGAAGGCGCCGGCCGCCACCGATGTCCCCGTGCTCGACATGCTCGCCACGAAGTACGGGGTGAGCCGTGAGCAGGCCGAGGCGATGGAGGCCCGGGTCGCCGGGGCGGCGGCGGGGGAGGGGCTGGACTACCGCTCCGACCGGATCCACGGCAACACCTTCGACCTGCACCGGCTGCTGCACGCCGCCGCCGCGCACGGCGTGCAGAATGCCGTGCTGAACGCCTTCTACCGCGCCAACTTCGCCGAGGCCAGGAGGCTCGGTGACCCCGCCGTGCTCCGCGAGACCGCCGTCGGTGCGGGGCTGCCCGCCGAGGAGGCCGACCGGGTGCTCGCCGACCCCGGGGCGTACGCGCAGGAGGTGCGCGCCGATGAGCGTGCAGCCGCGGAGCTCGGCGCGACGGGTGTGCCGTTCTTCGTCATCGACCGCCGTTACGGCATCTCCGGCGGGCAGCCCGCCGAGGTCTTCCGGCAGGCCCTGGAGCGCGCGCACGCCGACGGCGCGGAGCTGATACCGGCGGGCGGCGAGGCCGGGGTGTGCGGTGACGACGGTTGCGCGGTGCCGGGGGAGTGA